The Corvus hawaiiensis isolate bCorHaw1 chromosome 2, bCorHaw1.pri.cur, whole genome shotgun sequence genome includes a window with the following:
- the CHST7 gene encoding carbohydrate sulfotransferase 7 codes for MKGRRRWRGEHRRFAAVLVLYTLLLLLLVPYALDYGARRGRTDEEPLLRRCPSLEEALSEWGWEQRPPLDEEEEEDEAGTAGVAGNGSAGTTGKRHIYLHATWRTGSSFLGELFNQHPDVFYLYEPMWHLWQALYPGDALSLQGALRDMLRALFRCDFSVLRLYAAPSGPRDPLAPAPPAAANLTTASIFGWRTNKVICSPPLCPAAPRPRGEIGLVDGAACEETCPPRALRELEAECRKYPVVVIKDVRLLELGALLPLLREPGLNLRVVQLFRDPRAVHNSRLKARQALLRESVQVLRSRHRAEPRGPARHQQQHLLLPPGLLGGGRAPQPQHRAEFFLGGALEVICQAWLRDLLLARRAPGWLRRRYTQLRYEDLVREPRAELRRLLRFAGLTVPPALENFVLNMTRGAAYSSDRPFLISARDAREAVHAWRERLSRQQVRQVEAACGEAMSILAYPLSAGDAR; via the coding sequence ATGAAGGGCCGGCGACGGTGGCGAGGCGAACATCGCCGCTTCGCAGCGGTGCTGGTGCTGTacacgctgctgctgctcctgctggtgcCCTACGCGCTGGACTACGGGGCCAGGCGCGGGCGAACAGACGAGGAGCCGCTGCTGCGGCGCTGCCCAAGCCTGGAGGAGGCGCTGAGtgagtggggctgggagcagcggCCGCCGCTGgacgaggaagaggaggaggatgaggcgGGCACGGCCGGGGTGGCGGGTAACGGCAGCGCGGGGACGACGGGGAAGCGGCACATCTACCTGCACGCTACCTGGCGAACGGGCTCCTCTTTCCTCGGGGAGCTCTTCAATCAGCACCCCGACGTCTTCTACCTGTACGAGCCCATGTGGCACCTTTGGCAGGCGCTCTACCCGGGGGACGCGCTGAGCCTACAGGGAGCCCTCCGCGACATGCTGCGCGCCCTCTTCCGATGCGACTTCTCCGTCCTGCGCCTCTACGCCGCCCCGTCCGGCCCCCGCGACCCGCtggcccccgccccgcccgccgccgccaaCCTCACCACGGCCAGCATCTTCGGCTGGCGGACCAACAAGGTGATCTGCTCGCCGCCGCTctgccccgccgccccgcggccccgcggggAGATCGGGCTCGTCGACGGCGCCGCCTGCGAGGAGACGTGTCCGCcgcgggcgctgcgggagctggaGGCCGAGTGCCGCAAGTACCCGGTGGTGGTCATCAAGGACGTgcggctgctggagctgggcgcgctgctgccgctgctgcggGAGCCCGGCCTCAACCTGCGGGTGGTGCAGCTCTTCCGCGACCCCCGCGCCGTCCACAACTCCCGGCTGAAGGCGCGGCAGGCGCTGCTGCGGGAGAGCGTCCAGGTGCTGCGCAGCCGCCACCGCGCCgagccgcggggcccggcccgccaccagcagcagcatctcctgctgccGCCCGGGCTGctgggcggcgggcgggcgccgCAGCCGCAGCACCGCGCCGAGTTCTTCCTCGGCGGCGCGCTGGAGGTGATCTGCCAGGCTTGGCTCCGCGATCTCCTCCTGGCCCGGCGCGCCCCGGGCTGGCTCCGCCGCCGCTACACGCAGCTGCGCTACGAGGACCTGGTGCGAGAGCCCCGCGCCGAGCTGCGCCGCCTGCTGCGGTTCGCCGGGCTGACGGTGCCGCCCGCCCTGGAGAACTTCGTGCTCAACATGACCCGCGGCGCCGCCTACTCCTCCGACCGGCCCTTCCTCATCTCCGCCCGCGACGCGCGGGAGGCCGTTCACGCCTGGCGGGAGCGCCTGAGCCGCCAGCAGGTGCGGCAGGTTGAGGCGGCGTGCGGAGAGGCCATGAGCATTCTCGCCTACCCCCTCAGCGCCGGCGACGCCCGGTAG